A portion of the Lysinibacillus timonensis genome contains these proteins:
- a CDS encoding sugar ABC transporter ATP-binding protein, whose amino-acid sequence MSDYVLELKGITKEFPGVKALDNVHFKLKKGEIHALMGENGAGKSTFIKIITGVHSPNAGEIYLHGEKVSFHNPKDAQRKGIAAIYQHVTNFPDLTVTENIFMGHEKISPITRRLLWKEMHDEARSLLRQLGSTIDPRVEMGSLSVAQQQIVEIAKAISTKASIIIMDEPTAALTARESEELYKITEKLRDDGVSIIFISHRFEDMYRLATQVTVLRDAKYMGSWGVHEISTENLIVQMVGREISQVFPEKHNNIADKVLEIKDLGKVGYFADISFSVCKGEIVGLTGLVGAGRTEVCQAICGIAPADKGEILVNGKKVNIRKPKDAMNFGIGYLPEDRQLQGLILSWDINRNITLSSIKKYSSNGWLKPKREASVATELAEKVSVKANSIFDLVSSLSGGNQQKVAFAKLLTADVEVIILDEPTKGVDVGAKSAIYEIINDLAANGYGVLLVSSEMPEILGLSDRIIVMKEGRIADTLTREEATQERILESAMGNEKAKNDEVVIQV is encoded by the coding sequence ATGTCCGATTATGTTTTGGAACTAAAAGGAATTACAAAGGAGTTCCCCGGGGTAAAAGCATTAGATAATGTTCACTTTAAATTAAAAAAAGGTGAAATTCATGCGCTCATGGGGGAGAATGGTGCTGGTAAATCTACCTTTATCAAAATTATTACAGGAGTGCATTCTCCAAACGCAGGGGAAATTTATTTGCATGGTGAAAAAGTGTCGTTTCATAACCCAAAGGATGCGCAACGGAAAGGAATCGCCGCAATTTATCAGCATGTTACGAATTTTCCCGATTTAACGGTAACAGAAAATATTTTTATGGGACATGAAAAAATAAGTCCTATTACTCGACGGTTACTTTGGAAAGAAATGCATGATGAAGCTAGAAGTTTGTTAAGACAGCTTGGCTCAACAATAGATCCTAGAGTTGAAATGGGTTCATTGAGTGTAGCGCAACAGCAAATTGTAGAAATTGCAAAAGCAATATCAACTAAGGCGAGCATCATTATAATGGATGAACCGACTGCTGCATTAACTGCTCGTGAGAGTGAGGAACTCTATAAAATTACTGAAAAGCTAAGAGATGATGGTGTATCAATTATTTTTATCTCTCACCGATTTGAGGATATGTATCGATTGGCGACCCAGGTCACTGTATTACGTGATGCAAAATACATGGGTAGTTGGGGTGTGCACGAGATTTCAACGGAAAACTTAATTGTTCAAATGGTTGGTAGAGAGATCTCACAAGTGTTTCCTGAAAAACATAACAACATTGCAGATAAAGTTCTGGAGATAAAAGATCTTGGTAAAGTAGGGTATTTTGCCGATATTTCTTTTTCTGTTTGTAAAGGAGAAATTGTTGGTTTAACTGGTTTAGTTGGAGCAGGGAGGACAGAAGTCTGCCAGGCAATATGTGGTATTGCACCAGCTGATAAAGGAGAGATCCTAGTAAACGGGAAAAAGGTGAATATAAGGAAACCGAAAGATGCAATGAATTTTGGTATTGGGTATTTACCAGAGGACAGACAATTACAGGGCTTAATTTTATCTTGGGATATTAACCGAAATATTACCTTATCTTCTATTAAAAAATATTCATCAAATGGATGGTTAAAACCAAAGAGAGAAGCATCGGTTGCAACGGAATTAGCTGAAAAGGTAAGCGTTAAAGCAAACTCAATTTTTGATTTAGTCAGTTCATTATCCGGTGGTAATCAACAGAAGGTAGCATTCGCAAAGCTTTTAACTGCCGATGTGGAAGTCATCATTCTTGATGAACCAACAAAAGGTGTTGATGTTGGAGCAAAATCAGCAATTTACGAGATTATTAATGATTTGGCTGCTAATGGATACGGAGTCCTATTAGTGTCTTCTGAAATGCCTGAAATATTAGGGCTAAGTGATCGGATAATTGTAATGAAGGAAGGCCGTATAGCTGACACTTTAACTAGAGAAGAGGCAACACAAGAGCGAATACTAGAATCGGCAATGGGTAACGAAAAAGCAAAGAATGATGAAGTTGTAATTCAAGTGTAA